The following DNA comes from Papaver somniferum cultivar HN1 chromosome 4, ASM357369v1, whole genome shotgun sequence.
AAACACTTGATTTTTGTAAATTAACCATCTGGCCAATAATTTCCCAAAAAGCAGTAAAAAGTCCAAAAAGTTTTTAGCTTCCCCTATATCCGCTTTGATAAATTTTGCTAATTTGAATACCACATATTCTTGCAGATTCTCAATTATCTATAAATGGATCTTAACAAAAAACTTACACCATTAATCCAATGTTtcttaacaaaaaataaataaaaaatgattcCCTAAAAGTCTGTTGCCCAAAGTTGAACTTTGGCCACTTTATGTCGGGGCCGGCCCTGCCTAGATGGTTCAAGGATATCACCCCAACTGAACAAAGAGATAGGTAAATTGCTAAATGGAGATGTTTTTGACAAGATTTAACTaattatcaaaacaaaattaaataaaCTAAATGACAGTTCCACTTGGTATCAAGGCATCCTTGATCACAGTGACAATGCCGCTCTTGATGAAATAACCATCTGTTTCTCTCGCTGCTTCTTGCACATTATCGGCATTAATGATCTGCGGAATATAGAAACTTTGttagcaaataaataaaatttatttgGGCTTAGGTCTTCGCTTAAGATGATAATTTTCCCTAGAAAAAGCAGCAAGGGAGACGAAAGAAATGAAAGGAAAAGAACAAGGTATCAACTCTGTATTTTCCTAATATGGATATGACTTCCAGCCCTTATTAATAACATTAAAAAGCAAACATAGTTGTGATTAAAACTAACAGTTAAAGAGCCATGAATCTAAATCCAGAAGAGAGGctccataaaataaaaataaaaaagattataGAAGACAGATTTAGGACACGAACCTTGACATTATCTCCAATGCGAGCATTTTTGTCGATAATAGCTCTTTTGATGTGAGAGTTTTTGCCGATACCTATTGGGAGGCTACCTTTTGCAGCCAGATTTTTCCTGTCCGCGTCAGTCTGACACAAGCATACAGTAAGCAGTTAATTGTTTGTCCAATGAAGTAATTTATATTCAGCAATGGAGCTAATTCAATTCCAGAATTTTTTGTATCATTAACAAAAATTACTCTTGACCATGGTTAGGAGAGGTTGTCTGGAACTACATACCTCATAATAATCTGCTCCCATCAACAACGTGTCTTCGATAATTGCACCCTCAGCGATACAAGATCGGAGCCCAACCACAGAATGATGGATCTTGCAGTTCTGCATTGAAGATAATGTGGAAGAACACATGTGACAAGGCAGCACCAGAAATATACAACTTCGACTTTGACTCTCATGAAAACCTTCTGAGCACAAAAATGTGTGAAGTGTATCTTCTCAATTTTCTTACCTTGATAACACAGCCCTCGCCAATAACACTGTCTGTAACATCCGCATCAAGCATCTTGGAAGGAGGCAAGTATCGAGGTTGGGTATAGATAGGAGATGAACGGTCATAGAAACTGCATAGAGATGCTCAAATTTAAAATAATATTCACAGATCCAAGACAACTAATTAATGATGTTCATGATGATTCTTTAAGTGGTGGATGATATAATGTCTATGAAGAATACCTGAAATCAGGTACAGGTTTCTTCGTAATCCCCAAATTTGCATTATAGAAAGCCTCAATGGTACCAATATCTTCCCAGTAGCCATCATACAAGTATGCTTGCACCTACGTGAGTTAAACTCCACTTAATCACGCAAAAGAAGCTTTAAATAACATGATGCGGAGAAATTTAGGTCAACAAAAAGTATTTTTAATCCAGTAACAGAAGCACTCAATGAGAGATTACTCAAATATTAATTAGTTTAGCTCTAGAGGAATAATCATTATTACCCTTCTTAAAAGTTATACCATTGTTTGGATTGTACCAAAAAATAGAACTAGACATTCTTTTAGATGAATGTGAAGCTTGCATACTCGCTCTGAATTTTCCAGGAAGAGTTCTAAGAAACATGGGTGAAATTTAATATACAATACAAATGAGAGACTGTATTTACCTTCTCTGTCCTAAAAAAAAAGCATTCTTTGAACTAGGATTTCTATCAGGGAATCTGTAACTATTTCTTTTCAAGATATAAATAACCGTGGCAAGGAATATGTTTACTTTCTGGAAGGCATAACAAATCATACCCTCAATCCCATAGAAGTTGCTCCAGGAATAACTTCGCTTCCAAAATCATTAGCTCCTGGGAACTTATCGCGGAGTAAGTTCAACATTACATTTTTGCTTACAACATATATACCCATACTTGCAATGAAAGGCATCTCTTTGGCTCTCTTATCATCAAGACCTAAAATGGTGGTATCAACCTGAAAAAAATGAGATAAGTCAGTGAGTTCAATTTTTTTATGTCAGCAAATTTTAATACTAAGCTGGAGTTTACttgatatgaaaaaaaaaaacagcataaGTATGAATGTATGTTTTGAAGTGCTGACCTTCATAGCTTTTAACTGTTCTCCTTTTGGTTTTTCAGCAAATTCAATAATCCGTCCCTCCTCATCGATCTTCATGAGACCAAACGCGGTTGCACGTTTTTCATCCATTGGGAGTGCAGCAACAGTAATATCGGCGTCAGTCTCTCTGTGCGCTTGAATAAATTTTTCATAATCCATACGGTATAAATGGTCACCAGCTAGAATAAGGTACTCCATAACATTGTGTTCCTCAAACAACCATAAATACTGCCTCACAGCATCAGCTGTGCCCTGCACAATACAAGACCAAAATTCAATAAAGCAACTCCAAGGCATAAACTCCATTTTCAAAAATAGATTTTGAGCAAGAGTCTAAGCCAACAAAATGCAGTCACACATGGATATGAACATCTAAAACAGGCAGTCCAAAATACATCAGTTGATTAAACAGCAGACACTTTTGAGATTTATCTAATTTCATTTACCTGAAACCAATTTGGATTCTCTGGACTCTGCTGAGCAGCAAGGACTTCAACAAAACCTTCATTTTTATATCCACCCATGTTACTAGCATATGCCCGAGACAGATGACGATTAAGCGAGGCAGAATTGAATTGCGTAAGAACATATATTTTCGAAATGTTACTGTTCAAGCAGTTGCTGACAGGAATATCAATCAGCCTGTAATTTGCTCCTAGTGGAACAGCAGGCTTTGCCCTCTTCTTCGTAAGAGGGTATAACCGTGTCCCAGCTCCACCCCCAAGTATAATTCCCAAAACACTCTGCAAGAGACAAAATCCAATTAACCTTTTGAAATGCGAACAAACCAACAATGCCCATTTATATACCAGCCAAAAAGCAAATTCCTCTCCAGATGTGGTAATATCCTCAACCTGAGACCAAGACTCGCCTACATGCTAATTTACCTGACTGTCATGACTAGCATTAATGAAAAAAACTTGCATCAATGAAACACTCAGGGCCATAAGATCAGATTCAAAATGGACATAAATCAGTTACGGGGTAGAGCCATCGGATCATAACCAGTCATTACCTAAATTCAAATCCAATCTACATCCTAATTAAAATTACCAaagaagtaaaaaagaaaaataacatctCATCTGTAATTTCACAATGACCCCATCATCATAAGTTGCATTAATGAAAAGTGCAAAAGATCATTTATTTTAACAATTATTCCAAACTTGTTTACATAGATCACACATTTTTAATGAGAAACAAGGAAATCTTTTTAACATATTAAATTAATAATATGCTTTACATTATATTAATCATAAGAAGAATCCACTACCCCTATCCAAGTAAGTAAGAATAAATCTAAcaattatataataaataattcctcataaacacaaaataaTTCTCAGAACAAGAATGTAGGTAATCTAGTAAAACCCTGATTACTCCAGGATTTAAGACTAATCTGAACTGATTtaagaaattgaaacaaaatcggaaaAAAATCAGATCCAAATTGAAAAAAGTAAAAATGAAAGAGGCATTACTCTGCTAGCATCTGGATCAAGACAAGTTTGTGAATTCTTTGAATCAGAAACAGCTTTGGGAGAAACA
Coding sequences within:
- the LOC113271552 gene encoding glucose-1-phosphate adenylyltransferase small subunit, chloroplastic/amyloplastic, whose translation is MVMAATATSIGGLVPTHSSSVVNKNTTCFLKSSNHQSLSSSSSSHVSSDQLSLKTVFNNTKTATSGGRRRIPFVVSPKAVSDSKNSQTCLDPDASRSVLGIILGGGAGTRLYPLTKKRAKPAVPLGANYRLIDIPVSNCLNSNISKIYVLTQFNSASLNRHLSRAYASNMGGYKNEGFVEVLAAQQSPENPNWFQGTADAVRQYLWLFEEHNVMEYLILAGDHLYRMDYEKFIQAHRETDADITVAALPMDEKRATAFGLMKIDEEGRIIEFAEKPKGEQLKAMKVDTTILGLDDKRAKEMPFIASMGIYVVSKNVMLNLLRDKFPGANDFGSEVIPGATSMGLRVQAYLYDGYWEDIGTIEAFYNANLGITKKPVPDFSFYDRSSPIYTQPRYLPPSKMLDADVTDSVIGEGCVIKNCKIHHSVVGLRSCIAEGAIIEDTLLMGADYYETDADRKNLAAKGSLPIGIGKNSHIKRAIIDKNARIGDNVKIINADNVQEAARETDGYFIKSGIVTVIKDALIPSGTVI